From a single Negativicutes bacterium genomic region:
- a CDS encoding methyl-accepting chemotaxis protein: EKDFIFANGIFIAIIIIAVIIGSWLAMFISNRIVKRLNDVIIFLERLAKGDFSINVSAQSLADKSEFGDVSRAVDVMNKNIKALIKKIADMAEQLAASSEELTASSEQSAQASNQVAISITEVAQGAENQLSLAHKANTVVDHISNAIRQVAGNTEVVSNSAGETAGTAKNGEASIKDAVTQMKTIEVKTNATATVIGELEDKSKQIGHIVEVISAIAGQTNLLALNAAIEAARAGEAGRGFAVVAEEVRKLAEQSQDAAKQITTLISEVQSKTDSAVTFMHDSKKEVDTGAGVVAEAGRNFNEIYQKVSQVAEQVHEISAAIEEITSGTNEVVNSVKEIDVESQKTAEQTQNISASTQEQSASIEEIASASQHLAKLATDLQHEIGKFKI, from the coding sequence ATGAAAAGGACTTTATCTTTGCTAATGGTATTTTTATTGCCATTATTATCATAGCGGTGATTATCGGCTCATGGTTAGCGATGTTCATTTCCAATAGAATTGTTAAAAGATTGAATGATGTTATAATCTTTTTGGAAAGATTGGCAAAAGGGGACTTTTCCATTAATGTATCAGCACAAAGTTTAGCTGATAAGAGTGAGTTTGGGGATGTATCGAGAGCTGTTGATGTAATGAATAAAAATATTAAAGCATTAATTAAAAAAATTGCTGATATGGCTGAACAATTAGCGGCGTCCTCTGAAGAATTAACCGCTAGTTCGGAACAATCTGCGCAGGCCTCTAATCAAGTAGCAATTTCTATTACTGAAGTGGCGCAAGGGGCGGAAAATCAACTATCATTAGCTCATAAGGCTAATACGGTTGTTGATCATATTTCTAATGCCATCAGACAAGTGGCAGGAAATACTGAAGTAGTCTCTAATTCTGCCGGTGAAACAGCCGGTACAGCGAAAAATGGTGAAGCTTCAATTAAAGATGCGGTAACGCAAATGAAGACGATTGAGGTTAAAACTAATGCGACAGCAACAGTGATTGGTGAACTGGAAGATAAATCAAAACAGATCGGTCATATTGTTGAGGTTATTTCCGCTATTGCCGGACAGACTAATTTATTGGCATTAAACGCAGCAATTGAAGCAGCGAGAGCCGGTGAGGCTGGACGTGGTTTTGCAGTGGTGGCAGAAGAGGTTAGAAAATTAGCAGAGCAATCTCAAGATGCAGCAAAACAAATTACTACGTTAATTAGTGAGGTTCAAAGCAAAACTGATAGTGCGGTAACTTTTATGCATGATAGCAAAAAAGAAGTTGATACCGGGGCGGGCGTTGTTGCCGAAGCCGGTCGAAACTTTAATGAAATCTATCAAAAAGTAAGTCAAGTTGCCGAGCAGGTTCATGAAATATCAGCGGCAATTGAAGAAATTACTAGTGGGACGAATGAAGTTGTGAACTCGGTTAAAGAAATTGATGTCGAAAGCCAAAAAACAGCAGAACAAACTCAAAATATTTCCGCTTCAACCCAGGAGCAATCAGCTTCGATTGAAGAAATTGCTTCAGCTAGTCAGCATTTAGCAAAATTAGCAACGGATTTACAACATGAAATAGGAAAATTTAAAATATAA